From Panthera uncia isolate 11264 chromosome X, Puncia_PCG_1.0, whole genome shotgun sequence, the proteins below share one genomic window:
- the LOC125931883 gene encoding LOW QUALITY PROTEIN: GTP-binding protein 10-like (The sequence of the model RefSeq protein was modified relative to this genomic sequence to represent the inferred CDS: inserted 1 base in 1 codon; substituted 1 base at 1 genomic stop codon): MVRCGSVWFRKYGNFIDNLRLFTRGGSGGMGYPRLGGEGXKGGDVWVVAHKKMTLKQLKDKYPRKRFVAGEGANSRVNALKGSRGKDCEIPVPVGISVTDENGKIIGELNKEKDRILVAEGGLGGKLLTNFLPLKGQKRVIHLDLKLIADIGLVGFPNAGKSSLLSQVSHAKPAIADYAFTTLKPELGKIVYNDFREISVADLPGLIEGAHMNKGMGPKFLKHIERTRQLLFVVNISGFQLSSQTQYRTAFETIILLTKELELYKEELQTKPALLAVNKMDLPGAQDMFHVLMNQLQNPKXFLHLFKKNMIPERTVEFQHIIPISAITGEGIEELKNYIRKSLDEHANQENGAYHKKQFLNLQISNTISYNEPPPKNGVTSPK; encoded by the exons ATGGTGCGGTGCGGTAGCGTGTGGTTCAGAAAGTATGGAAACTTCATTGATAACCTAAGACTCTTCACCAGGGGAGGAAGTGGTGGAATGGGTTACCCTCGTTTAGGTGGAGAAGGTTGAAAAGGTGGTGACGTCTGGGTTGTAGCCCAtaagaaaatgactttaaaacaacTTAAAGACAAATATCCTCGGAAACGGTTTGTGGCTGGAGAAGGAGCAAATAGTCGTGTTAATGCACTGAAAGGCTCCAGAGGAAAAGACTGTGAAATTCCTGTACCTGTGGGTATTTCAGTAACTGATGAAAATGGTAAAATTATAGGAGAACTCaataaagaaaaggacagaatttTGGTAGCTGAAGGAGGTCTTGGTGGTAAATTACTTACAAATTTCTTACCATTGAAAGGCCAGAAACGAGTCATTCACCTTGATCTAAAACTTATAGCTGATATAGGCCTAGTAGGATTCCCAAATGCAGGAAAATCCTCTTTGCTAAGTCAGGTTTCTCATGCAAAACCTGCAATCGCAGATTATGCATTTACAACATTAAAGCCTGAACTTGGAAAGATTGTGTATAATGATTTCAGAGAGATATCAGTAGCTGATCTTCCTGGTTTAATAGAAGGAGCGCATATGAACAAAGGAATGGGCCCCAAATTCCTCAAGCATATAGAAAGAACTAGACAACTACTTTTTGTTGTCAACATTTCTGGATTTCAGCTTTCTTCCCAAACTCAATACAGAACTGCCTTTGAAACCATAATACTTCTTACAAAAGAGTTGGAATTGTACAAAGAGGAACTTCAGACAAAACCTGCACTCCTGGCAGTTAATAAAATGGACTTGCCAGGTGCCCAAGATATGTTCCATGTACTGATGAATCAACTCCAGAATCCTA gctttttgcatttatttaagaaaaacatgattCCAGAGAGGACTGTGGAGTTCCAACACATCATCCCCATCTCTGCAATTACGGGAGAAGGAATTGAAGAATTAAAGAACTATATAAGAAAATCTCTGGATGAACATGCCAATCAGGAAAATGGTGCATATCATAAGAAACAGTTCCTTAATTTACAGATTTCTAATACAATATCTTATAATGAGCCACCACCAAAGAATGGTGTTACTAGTCCCAAATAG